In the genome of Ictalurus punctatus breed USDA103 chromosome 3, Coco_2.0, whole genome shotgun sequence, the window GAAAAACATTCTGCATTGGGGTAGAGCAGTAGTAAGGAAAACACAATCCTCCACCAGTAGGTTCCTAATTATAGGGTCCCAGctactatccatccattttctgtaccgcttatcctacacagggtcgcagggagcccggaacctatcccaggaaacttggagcatgaggcaggggacaccccactcatacacccaatGGTCCTAGCTACCAGTGGTAGTGAATTAAAGGTAGGCCAGGTCAATTAATAAATTACATAAGCCAATAGAATAAGCCATTAGAATGCAATGACAACAATATGACATCAACAGTACCCTTTAAACTCATACCAATCAATTATATAagtattttaaaacaattttatcTAATTGTCAGTGGAAGTCATGTAGCCAATGTTCAGTAAAAAACCTTTTTGACATATTCTTTTGAAATTAATACAATTTTACTTCAGGCACTACAAAATAATTCTTGTTCTATGTTTTTACTCTGCTTTCACATATTATGAGAACGATTACATTTTAATAAGTTAATTATAGCAAAAATTAACATCTATTCTGCTACATTTTCAACTTGTATGTTAGCCTTCACTATACAAATGTTACATAGTGCATAAATGTCCCCTTAACACATACGAAATTATACATCAGACATTGTTTATAACATCATTCTGAAGCACAATTAAAGTCCTTTCTTCTACTTATGGTAATTTTGCACCTGACTACAAAACTTTTGAGAGCAGTGGATAAAACCCTGCATGTGAGTCATAAATGTCAGTGTGAATTCCAGTAGGTTATGTGTGTGATGCTCTTTTGAGCACCAACTCAAGGTTTTTTAGAGGTTATTTGATGACAGCGGATAGATCACAGCCAGGGAAACCACAGAAACATCTGCATGCCTCCTTCCTCTCCAAGTAATATTATTGCCACACAGAGATCTGCAGAACGTGCAGCAGTCTCAGAACAGGTGGCCTAGACAGGTTGGAAACAGCAGGAAACTGGCTGTCCAGACTGCCTCTACACTCAGATCCCTCccctctcttacacacacacacacacacacacacacacacacacacacacacacacacacacacacacacacacacacacacacatacacacacacacacacagagccaggCATGTGGATAGATTTCAAGAAACCTGCTCCCAGTGAAACAAGACTGGAGGGTAAGAAAGAAATGGTGACAAATTACAAGTTActacagtgcaaaaaaaaaaatgctgaaaaaaataaaggtgTTTGCAAAAGCTTAGTAATCAACTGCAAACATCTCATACATTTCCCAGTATTGTCAATACTTGTTTTGAATCTATtgaaatcccagtctgtcttcACCCTGAAACTGCTCcactttttctgtttatatttgtgtctactgtatatgtgtacatttatgtttattacTTGTATTGGTTTTCACTCACTTTAAGGTCCTTTACAAATAAAAGTTACATGATATGTTATGTgctgtatataaataaacaatcatTAAGTTTAAAGATTACAACAATGACAATGTCAAAATCCTACCTCCAGCTCTTCAAACTCATCGTCATCATCCACATCGTACGACAGTGTATGAATCTTGGTATCCTCCATAGATAAATCCAGGAATTTCTTGTCAGTGAACATGAGCCCATCTTTAGTAACCGTAGCAGCAGAGTTAGCAGGAGCCATGTCCTCAATGAACGTAGTCTCACAGCAGTCGCTTCCCTCCCCCCACACTTTCAGAACTCCTTCAGGGTACAGGATGAGGTTGGGCTTATAAAAAGGGTCCAGAGCCTGGGGCAAGGCACTGGGGTTGAGCAGTTGCGGATGGTGCCCATTTCTGTCCTGATCTGCATGCTCGGGAGAATAACTGACCACCACCTGGCTCTGATACTGTGGGGCTGAGTACACTGACACCCGTCCTTCCTTGGTCTCCACCATTACGCTTCGGGTGTTGATCTGACCGTTGCATTTGCAGCACTCAGGCCCCAGGTCACCACCACCTGCTCTTGATAATTTTCTCTGAGCAGGAGGAGCTTTCTCCTCTTCTGCTCTGGGGGCAGTTCTGAGCCCTGATTCCATTCTGGCCTAGTGAGCGCTGATGATGAGGATGGTCCCTGTCCAGGCACTAGTTTGCTTCATGAGTGATCCATGAAAGGAAACATGAGGTGGAAGCATTGCCCTGTTCTCTCCTATATAGAACCACAGTAAACAGGGTCATTAATGTTTCAGTATTATAACATTTCTTTTATCATTCATGATCCACTCAGTTGCTAAGGAATTTTTTCCCGTGTAGTTACCAAGTTACATAATATCAGGAGTCTTATTTTATCACAAGGCTGCCACCAGCCCTGGGGCctcatttgtaaaatgttagtACTATCAGATTTCCTCTTAAATTCccatttgtttttatgttaaaaagTGACATACATTTTCTGCATCGCTTATCACACAGAGTCATGgggagcatggagcctatcccagggaacttggtgcacaaggcgagggacaccATGAAGGGATACCCTGTcaactcatcgcagggcacaatcgcacagaCACTCACATACTGCAGACAATTTAGcgataccaatcagcctacaatgcatatctttggactggggaggaaactggagtacccagaggaaacccctgaagcaaggggagaacatgcaagctgttcgcacacagggcggagacaggaACCGAACCCCCATATAAATAATGGTATATCTTTATAAATGAGGCTCCAGGATCAACACTTACTTCCTTAGTATAAACTATCTATTGGCTTAACATAAAGTACCTATTGTCTTAGTTATAATGGAGATTTTTTTAAGAATTTAAGATGTTGTGCTTGGAGTCTGTCTATAACTGAATAATCAGGACTGCACATGATCAATATGTTCATATTACTATGTGACTATATAAATATGATAGTGATTAATAATAGCATTTGGTTAggatatattaatatatattagtatttGGTTAGTATATATAATAAGGTtagtattttatttcacatcagTGTGCAAGTTAGGAAATCTTGTCTTGTAATGCCACTCACAttaatgaaatttatttaaatgattcattacaaaaacactgaaatgcaaaAATAGATCCTGATGTGTGGTTGACTATATAAtctattttcaaaataatatgACGGTACTTAAAACAATTTATCTGGATTGAAGTGATTCAAAAAACAGTGGTCCAACCCTTCAGTCATGCTAATTCTGCTGTACAAACTGTCATACATCCTTGAGTCATCGATTCTTCTCTCTGTGCCTCAAAATAATCTAAATCTGTATGGCCCTGTTACAAAGGATGCACACAAACTTTTCAAGTTCAGCAAGAAAACGCTTTCTCTAGGTTAAGAGATGTTTTGGGTTCATAAAAAGCAAAATACAGTGCATATATTCTGTATAAATAGTCAAGATAAGTATATTATAAAGAAGCCACTACTGAGATTGCCCAGTGGTAAGAGCTGTAGTGATTTTACTTTTGAGTCCCATGAAGAAAGATTAAATATAAACGTTGTAAAAGCTGTGGTCCTCTCTTTTCATGTGTGGTGCTAACAGAACAGAAACTGGCTTTTGCTCCTTTTTCAGGTCCCTCTGACTGTAGCTATTGCTCAAGGTATAGAGACAAGA includes:
- the LOC108262873 gene encoding synapse differentiation-inducing gene protein 1, whose translation is MESGLRTAPRAEEEKAPPAQRKLSRAGGGDLGPECCKCNGQINTRSVMVETKEGRVSVYSAPQYQSQVVVSYSPEHADQDRNGHHPQLLNPSALPQALDPFYKPNLILYPEGVLKVWGEGSDCCETTFIEDMAPANSAATVTKDGLMFTDKKFLDLSMEDTKIHTLSYDVDDDDEFEELESEYSSDSESEDNFLMMPPRDHLGLSVFSMLCCFWPLGIAAFYLSHQTNKAVNKGDLHHASSSSRRALFLAVLSITIGTGIYVGVAVALIAYLSKNNHL